The DNA window CCCGGACGACGCTCACCACCGCCGCGTTGTGGAGGATGACGTCGCACTCCGCGGCCAGTCCGTGGAAGCGCGCCTTGTCGAGCCCGAGCCACGGCTTCGTGAGGTCCGACGGGAGTGCGAGCACCCGGTTCGAGAGTCCCTCGGTGGAGAGCTCTTGGGACGTCATGGCCGCGCGGATGCGGTCCAGGGCCTGGGCTTCGTCGCGGGCCCGGACGAGGCAGACCACGCGGGCTTGCGTCTGGCGCAGGAGCTGGTCGAGCAGGTGCGCGCCGACGAACCCCGTGGCGCCGGTGAGCAGCACCTGGCGGGGGGCGGGGAAGAGTGATTCGAAGTTCGCGAGCGAGGAGGCCGGAGCGGTGTGGACCGGCTTGGGGACGATCTCCTCGGACAGCTCGGCGTCGGCGAGCATCGTGGGGTTCGGGCCCGAGGTGGTCGTGCTCGCGGCGTCTCCGTGCTCGAGCGCCTGGGCGAGCGCGGCGGCCGTGGGGTAGCGGAACACGGTGGCGACAGGGACCTCTCGCCCCAGGGCGATGCCGAGGCGGTTGGCCACCTGGATGCTCTGGAGGGACTGACCTCCCCGGTCGAAGAAGTCGTCTTGGGGCGTCAGGTCCGCTGCGCCGAGGACCTCTTCCCAGATGCCCAGCACCACGCGTTCCAGCTCGGTGGTGGTCTGGTCCGTGGTGGAGGCGCGCTCGACTGGAGTGGCCTTGCGCAGGGCCGTGCGGTCAATCTTCCCCGTGCTGGTGCGAGGCAGGTGTTCGGAGAAGACGATGGCTCCGGGCACCATGGGGGCGGGGAGATGCGCGAGCAGATGCTTGCGCAGGTCGGCGGCGGAGGGCGCAGGGGGCTCCGCGACGACGTGTGCGCACAGGCGACGGGAACCGCCGGGAAGGGGTTGTCCGACGACGGCGGCTTCGCGCACGCCTGGGTGGCCGAGCAGCACTGTCTCCACCTCGGCGGGGTCGATGCGGTGTCCGCTGATCTTCAGCTCGTCGTCCACGCGGCCGACGAACACAAGCTGCCCGTCCTCGCGCATCCGGGCCTTGTCGCCGGTGCGGTAGGCGCGTGGCTGGTCAGGCAGTGCGGTCAGCGAGATGAAGCGGGCCCGGTCCAGCTCCGGGCGTCCGAGATAGCCGCGCGCGAGGGCGCCGCCCAGCAGGCACAGCTCACCCTCCGCGCCCTTGGCGACCAGTCGTCCCTGCGCGTCGATGAGCGCGGCGCGAACGCCGGGGAGCGGCAAGCCGATGGGGACTTCGTCTTCGGCGCCCCTGGCACCCGGGCGGGCCTGAGCGTCGATGATCGGGGTGCGAACGCTGGGGAGCGGCAGGCCGACGGGGACCTCGTTCCGTTCGGAGGCGTGGCCATCCGTTCCTCCGAGCGAGGCCATGGTCGCGACCACCGTGGCCTCCGTGGGGCCATAGGTGTTGAGGAGTCGGACGCCGGAGCCCACTGAGGCGCGCCAACGTGCGACGCGCTCGGGGAGTGCCGCCTCACCGCCGATGATGACGATTCGCACGGAGGGAGGCAGGCGCGCGGCCTCCGTGGAGACGGCGTAGGCCAGCTCGTGCCAGAACGCCGTGGGCAGGTCCAACACCGTGATGCCTTGTGCGGTGCAGGCTTCGAGGAGCCGAGGCACGGACTGGAGCATCTCGTCCGTGCGCAGCACCAGTCGCGCACCGGCACACAGCGTCAGGAAGATCTCCTCGACGCTCGCGTCGAAGTGGAGCGGCGCGAACTGGAGGACGCGGTCCTCGCGATGGATGCCGTAGCGATGCGTCGCTCCCGCGACGAAGTGGGCCAGGGCGTCATGGGTGATCTGCACGCCGTTGGGCTGTCCCGTCGAACCGGACGTGTAGATGACATACGCGAGCCGCTCGCCGTCGGTGCCCGAGGAGTCGGGAGTAGGCGTGACTTTGCGACGCGCGCTGGCCGGGAGCCCCGCGGATTGGAGGCTGGTGTCAGTGCCCGAAGCGTCGAGAGCAGGAGCTGGCGCAACCGCACGCCGCTGGATGGCCAGGCGCCCCACGGGCCGGGGATTGGCATCCGTGGTCGAAGCGGGCACGACCATCAGCGAGGGCGCCGCATCATCGAGGATGGCCGCCGCGCGGGACTCGGGCCCGTTCGGGTCCAAGGGGAGATAGCCCGCGCCAGACAGGAGGATGCCCAACGAGGCGACCACCGCGTCGAGCCCTCGCGGCACCTTCACCGCCACGGGCGTATCAGCGCGAACACCCTCGGCGGTGAGCCGCGTCGCGAGCTCTTGCGCTCGTTGCCACAGTTCCTGATAGGTCAGGTGATGCTCGCCGTGCTCCACCGCGACCGCCTCTGGCTGCTCGCGGACGCGCTGCTGAATCAACGTCAGGACGGGGCGCGCTGGCGTGGGCAGCGGGCCCCCATCGAGGAGTGAGAGCTCCGAGGTGCTGCCGTCACGACCCGCCGACGTCGATGCCCCCGAGCCGTGCACGGGCTGCTCCGGTGCCGCGAGCCACGTGTCGAGCCGCTGGAGGAAGTCCTCCTGGTGGCTGTCCACCGTCGTCGCGTCGTAGCAGACAGGATTGGCGTCGAAGTCGACGCGCAGGCCACCCCCATCAGAGCGGGCATAGACACCGATGGAGAGATCCTCCACCGGCCCCGCCGAGATGTTGTGCGCGATGCTGGTCAACCCCGCGAAGCGCAGCCCGTAGTCGAACGGCATGATGTTGACGACGGGACCGAACAGCTTGCGCTGCCCACCGACTCGCCGTAGGTCGCGGCGAAGCTGCTCGTAGCGGTAGCGGAGGTGGGGCCTGGACGCGCGCAACTCCGTCGCGATGTTCCGAGCCAACGAGGCCAGCGTGGCACCAGGCGCGACAGGGACTCGCAGCGGGACGATGTTCATCGCCATGCAGGGCACGCGCAGCGAGACGGAGCCCAGGCGGGTCATCACCGGCAAGCCGAGCACCACTTCGGGCGCATCCGTGCGCGAGTGAATCCACGCCGCCGCGCCGGCCAGCACCAGGTCCGGCCAGGTGAGACCCAACGGACGGGCGACCCCCTGCATGCGCTCGACCTGGACGGACGTGAGCTGCCGCGTGGCGCGCACGAACGCAGGAGACATCTGCGCCGGAGGCGCCAGCGTCACCGGCAGCGGAGCCTCCGCGAGCCGGTCGACCCAGAAGGCCCGGTCCTGCTCGAACTGCGGACTCGCACGGTAGGCCGCGTCCTCATCGAGCACGGGACGCAGGGGCGCCAGGCTCGCGGGCGCCGGACGGCCCGTGACGCGCGCCGTGTAGAGCTCCGCGACACGTCGAGCAAGGAGGGAGAAGCCATAGCCATCCATCGCGATGTGATGGACGCGCTGGAACCAGAAGTGCCGCTCGGGGCCCGCCTTGAAGAGGACCTCCGCGAACAGCGGGCCTCGAGTGAGGTCCACGGTCCGCTTCAGGTCTTCGTTCATCCACGCCTGTGCCGCGACCCAAGGGTCGGCCGCGCTGCTCAGGTCGACCTGCTGAAGAACCCACTCCACCCGCGGGCTGACCCGCTGCATCGGGCCTCCCTCGGTGCTCTCGAAGCGCGCATGGAGCGCCTCCGCCTCGTCGACCGTCTGTCGGACGGCCGCCTCGAAGTGCTCGGGGAGGAGCGTGCCTCGAAGCTCGATGCACTCGCCGGCATTGTAGATGGGGCTCGCGAGGTCGAGCTGCTGGCCGACCCAGATACCGTGCTGCGCCGCGGAGAGCGGCCATCGTGCGTCGTGTGAGTCGGGCATCGCCAGGTCCTTCATGAGGGCATCGAGCGAACCACTACGCCTGTCGCTGGAGGGCGACCTGGGCGGTGCTCGCGGCCGGAGGGGGGAGCATCAGCGCGCCGAGAATCGCGTACCACTCCGTGAGGGTGGGCCGCTCCGCCAGCTCCACGAAGGTGACCTCCGCGCCCGCGTTCCTCCATCGCTCGACCAGGCTCATCAGCCGGATGGAGTCCATGCCGCGCTCGAGCAGGTTCTCGTTCTCACCCAGCTCCATCAGGGAGACCTGGAGCAGCTCCGCGACGTCGGCGCGAACCTGGTGGCTGCTCAGGCCGGAGGAAGCGCTCGCGGACGCCACGGGCCCCAGCGCCGAGATGACCTGCTGCGCGGTGGTGGTGACGGCGCAGAGCTGCGCCGCGTAGCTGAGCGCGAGCTGATGGTGCGCGAGGGAGAAGTCCCCCAGCGCGTCCGCGACCAGGAAGGGCTGGATGTTGCTCATGAACCCATCGCTGGCCGTCTGGAGGCAGCCGATGTGCGCGTAGATGCCGCAGATGATGAGCTGGTCCTTGCCCTTCTCGCGCATCATCTCCAGCAGGTTCGTGCGGCGGAACGCGCTGTAGGTCCACTTGGTGAGCTGGACGTCGCCGTCGCCCGGGGTGAGCGCGTCGATGATCTGCTTCTGGAGCGGGCCACCGTTGATGCCGCCCCCCCAGAAGTCCAGCAGCAGGCCGCGCTGTTCCGGCGTCTGGCCGCCCGGCTGGGCGGAGAACACCACCGGGATGCCGAGCGAGGCGCAGTGCCGCCGAAGCTGCTGGATGTTGGAGACCAGCTCCGTGACGGGCGAAGCGCCCGCGGTGAACGCCTCCACGAAGTAGCGCTGCATGTCGTGGATGAGCAGCACCGCGCGCTTGGGGTCGGGCGTCCAGGCGACCTTGTTCTTCGGCAGGTCGGCGACGCCGGGCATCGGGTAGGGAGTGATGGCTGGAAGCGCCATGGGGTAGGTCCTTGGGTAGAGCGAGAAGAGGAGAGGTCAGCGGGTGGCGGCGGGGCGGACGAGCGCCTCGCGGAGGGCTTTCTTGCTGACCTTGCCGACGCCGGTTTTCGGGAACGTGTCGACGAACTCGACGCGGTCCGGAATCTTGAACG is part of the Myxococcus landrumus genome and encodes:
- a CDS encoding thioester reductase domain-containing protein, yielding MPDSHDARWPLSAAQHGIWVGQQLDLASPIYNAGECIELRGTLLPEHFEAAVRQTVDEAEALHARFESTEGGPMQRVSPRVEWVLQQVDLSSAADPWVAAQAWMNEDLKRTVDLTRGPLFAEVLFKAGPERHFWFQRVHHIAMDGYGFSLLARRVAELYTARVTGRPAPASLAPLRPVLDEDAAYRASPQFEQDRAFWVDRLAEAPLPVTLAPPAQMSPAFVRATRQLTSVQVERMQGVARPLGLTWPDLVLAGAAAWIHSRTDAPEVVLGLPVMTRLGSVSLRVPCMAMNIVPLRVPVAPGATLASLARNIATELRASRPHLRYRYEQLRRDLRRVGGQRKLFGPVVNIMPFDYGLRFAGLTSIAHNISAGPVEDLSIGVYARSDGGGLRVDFDANPVCYDATTVDSHQEDFLQRLDTWLAAPEQPVHGSGASTSAGRDGSTSELSLLDGGPLPTPARPVLTLIQQRVREQPEAVAVEHGEHHLTYQELWQRAQELATRLTAEGVRADTPVAVKVPRGLDAVVASLGILLSGAGYLPLDPNGPESRAAAILDDAAPSLMVVPASTTDANPRPVGRLAIQRRAVAPAPALDASGTDTSLQSAGLPASARRKVTPTPDSSGTDGERLAYVIYTSGSTGQPNGVQITHDALAHFVAGATHRYGIHREDRVLQFAPLHFDASVEEIFLTLCAGARLVLRTDEMLQSVPRLLEACTAQGITVLDLPTAFWHELAYAVSTEAARLPPSVRIVIIGGEAALPERVARWRASVGSGVRLLNTYGPTEATVVATMASLGGTDGHASERNEVPVGLPLPSVRTPIIDAQARPGARGAEDEVPIGLPLPGVRAALIDAQGRLVAKGAEGELCLLGGALARGYLGRPELDRARFISLTALPDQPRAYRTGDKARMREDGQLVFVGRVDDELKISGHRIDPAEVETVLLGHPGVREAAVVGQPLPGGSRRLCAHVVAEPPAPSAADLRKHLLAHLPAPMVPGAIVFSEHLPRTSTGKIDRTALRKATPVERASTTDQTTTELERVVLGIWEEVLGAADLTPQDDFFDRGGQSLQSIQVANRLGIALGREVPVATVFRYPTAAALAQALEHGDAASTTTSGPNPTMLADAELSEEIVPKPVHTAPASSLANFESLFPAPRQVLLTGATGFVGAHLLDQLLRQTQARVVCLVRARDEAQALDRIRAAMTSQELSTEGLSNRVLALPSDLTKPWLGLDKARFHGLAAECDVILHNAAVVSVVREYGSVQAVNVQGTRELLRLAATARLKPFHYVSTLAVAPQANVSPEVPEDFVPAHPGLRDGYQQSKWVAERLVQQASERGVPVAVYRLGRVVGASDTALVNPQDLVWRILLAGVPSGSLPMLDVGETWTPVDYVARAIVALSRRATPGTVFNLTPVPDVRLPELFRWVREYGYPVEMAPIPEWRARVAERAGTADNTTTLAFFDLRSGDSEPAFGLGPVRCQRLHQSLEGTGITCPQANRDLFFRYLNTCVARGLLPPTPGASLETASP
- a CDS encoding isochorismatase family protein, which encodes MALPAITPYPMPGVADLPKNKVAWTPDPKRAVLLIHDMQRYFVEAFTAGASPVTELVSNIQQLRRHCASLGIPVVFSAQPGGQTPEQRGLLLDFWGGGINGGPLQKQIIDALTPGDGDVQLTKWTYSAFRRTNLLEMMREKGKDQLIICGIYAHIGCLQTASDGFMSNIQPFLVADALGDFSLAHHQLALSYAAQLCAVTTTAQQVISALGPVASASASSGLSSHQVRADVAELLQVSLMELGENENLLERGMDSIRLMSLVERWRNAGAEVTFVELAERPTLTEWYAILGALMLPPPAASTAQVALQRQA